A window of the Cucurbita pepo subsp. pepo cultivar mu-cu-16 chromosome LG01, ASM280686v2, whole genome shotgun sequence genome harbors these coding sequences:
- the LOC111780970 gene encoding PHD finger protein ALFIN-LIKE 2-like — MASISSSLRTVEDIFKDYNARRTGLVRALTYDVDMFYSLCDPGECSVLLFFFFFFFFXVTLPAEEVPSELPEPALGINFARDGMKRRDWLSLVAVHSDCWLLSVAFYFGARLNRNERKRLFSMINDLPTLFEVASGRKAVKDKPSMDSGSKSRNSTKRSLDGSIRNSNPKLLDESYVEEEDEHGDTLCGSCGGNYNADEFWIGCDICERWFHGKCVRITPAKADNIKQYKCPSCSTKRGRQ, encoded by the exons ATGGCGTCAATCTCTTCCAGCCTTCGCACCGTCGAAGATATCTTCAAGGATTACAACGCTCGACGCACAGGCCTTGTGCGAGCCCTCACTTATG ATGTTGATATGTTCTACTCGCTTTGCGATCCTGGTGAGTGTTCGGTTCTTTTG tttttttttttttttttttttttttNGGTGACTTTGCCTGCCGAGGAAGTTCCATCCGAGCTCCCTGAGCCCGCGTTGGGGATCAATTTTGCAAGAGATGGGATGAAGCGCAGAGACTGGCTTTCGCTGGTGGCTGTGCACAGCGATTGTTGGTTGCTTTCAGTGGCGTTCTATTTTGGTGCTCGACTCAACCGTAATGAGCG GAAGCGGCTGTTTAGTATGATTAATGATCTACCCACTCTATTTGAAGTTGCGTCTGGAAGGAAAGCTGTTAAAGACAAACCCAGTATGGACAGTGGAAGTAAATCCAGAAACAGCACAAAG AGATCACTGGACGGGTCGATTAGAAACAGCAATCCAAAGCTACTGGATGAGAGTTATGTAGAGGAGGAAGATGAGCATGGTGATACTCTGTGTGGGAGCTGTGGAGGGAACTACAACGCAGATGAATTTTGGATTGGATGTGACATATGCGAGAGGTGGTTCCATGGAAAATGTGTGAGGATAACACCAGCTAAGGCAGACAATATCAAGCAATACAAATGCCCCTCTTGCAGCACAAAGAGAGGAAGACAGTAG
- the LOC111790585 gene encoding carboxy-terminal domain RNA polymerase II polypeptide A small phosphatase 1-like has protein sequence MAELTQPEVYWPTALQVWKTLLNWLAFFFQIFVRILRAFEHLRLLSSDSSSPSFKPLPVVELPDQELLADSTVDIDSVEGEKESVGLREKLTIVLDLDETLVCSYETSTLPAVIRNQAIEAGLKFFELECFSSDEDCEGKPKVNYVTVFERPGMHDFLNQLSVFANLVLFTAGLEGYARPLVDRIDEENLFSLRLYRPSTISTEYGDHVKDLSGLSKDLRRIVIVDNNPFSFLLQPLNGIPCISFSAGQPRDSQLLDVILPLLKHLSLQDDVRPVLYERFHMPEWFQKHGIPT, from the exons ATGGCTGAGTTGACTCAACCGGAGGTCTATTGGCCCACGGCTCTGCAGGTGTGGAAGACGTTGTTGAACTGGTTGGCGTTCTTCTTTCAGATCTTCGTTCGAATCCTCAGAGCTTTTGAACACCTTCGGCTTCTTTCTTCTGATTCTTCGTCTCCGTCTTTTAAGCCTTTGCCGGTTGTTGAACTTCCTGACCAGGAGTTGCTCGCCGACTCCACCGTTGATATCGACTCCGTTGAAGGCGAGAAGGAGTCCGTTGGGCTTAGGGAGAAACTGACG ATAGTTCTTGACTTGGATGAAACTCTCGTATGTTCATACGAGACATCTACTTTGCCTGCTGTTATTCGCAATCAAGCTATCGAAGCTGGACTGAAGTTTTTTGAACTCGAGTGCTTTTCTTCAGACGAg GACTGTGAAGGGAAGCCTAAGGTCAACTATGTTACTGTCTTTGAGCGTCCGGGTATGCACGATTTCTTAAACCAACTAAGTGTATTCGCAAATCTTGTACTCTTCACAGCTGGTCTTGAAG GGTATGCAAGGCCTCTTGTTGATAGGATAGATGAAGAAAATCTATTTAGTCTTCGGCTGTATAGGCCTTCAACTATTAGCAC GGAATACGGAGATCACGTGAAGGATCTCTCCGGCCTATCAAAGGATCTAAGAAGAATAGTCATCGTTGACAACAATCCTTTCAGTTTTTTATTGCAACCTCTGAATGGAATTCCTTGCATTTCATTTTCTGCAGGGCAACCACGCGATTCACAG CTCCTAGATGTCATTCTTCCACTTCTAAAGCACCTCTCGCTGCAGGACGACGTCAGGCCGGTGCTGTATGAAAGATTTCATATGCCTGAATGGTTTCAGAAGCATGGAATTCCAACCTAA
- the LOC111788218 gene encoding putative serine/threonine-protein kinase-like protein CCR3, with protein MTKLPSPTLAAVFTLIAVVFPLFPAIQALGSASTLAVSYGSRTVCGIVAEQLTQRILCFRDGQTIFIEPHFSFSAVSGGRNIFCGLRSSSDILICWEFDSTTAAFPWRRIYNNTSIFLENLAVGDDQICATAVGAGNVTCWREGNKAKVGFSSLQFDSISSGYGFSCGILKGNNRFVRCWGRNSSIANVIENGFRNISMATIVAGGSHACGLNISGGLVCKGNNEFGQLDFPSSLAMEFSELALGERHSCGILVSNRSVVCWSGDLRFSVDSIRETSFELISSGSDFVCGLTTSNFSVLCWGPGWSNDSSLSLPKILPGPCVQSSCSDCGVYPLSQTLCSGSGNVCGRCLFNVSTPLPSPPPPPPTVAAPSPPSAGLKRGLLAFAIVGSVGAFAGICTVLYCLWTGVCFKHKKIHNSVQPTITRAASSTTSNTNNSPVSRSSTIRRQGSRIMRRQRSGTSSKHADKAEEFTLSELAKATNEFSPDNKIGQGSFGVVYRGKLFDGRDVAIKRGETGSKTKKFQEKESAFDSEVAFLSRLHHKHLVRLVGYCEEKDERLLVYEYMKNGALYNHVHDKNNTEKGSSVINSWKMRIKIGLDAARGIEYLHNYAVPPIIHRDIKSSNILLDSNWTARVSDFGLSLMSPGSGSDYQPTKAAGTVGYIDPEYYGLNVLTAKSDVYGLGVVLLELLTGKRAIFKDDEQGGTPVSVVDYAVPVIMVGELAKILDRRVGPPHINEAEAVELVAYTAMHCVHLEGKDRPTMTDVVANLERALNLCDDSPGSISSGGISIVSE; from the coding sequence ATGACGAAATTACCCTCTCCGACTCTCGCCGCCGTCTTCACCCTCATCGCCGTCGTTTTCCCGCTGTTCCCGGCGATTCAAGCTCTTGGTTCAGCCTCCACCCTTGCCGTCAGTTACGGCTCCAGAACCGTTTGTGGCATCGTCGCCGAGCAGCTGACCCAAAGGATTTTGTGCTTCCGTGACGGtcaaactatttttattgaaCCTCATTTCTCCTTTTCTGCCGTCTCCGGCGGTCGGAATATCTTCTGCGGTTTAAGGTCTAGCAGCGACATCCTCATTTGCTGGGAGTTCGACTCAACCACCGCTGCGTTTCCCTGGAGAAGAATCTATAACAATACCTCCATTTTTCTCGAGAATCTCGCGGTCGGCGACGACCAAATCTGTGCCACGGCTGTCGGCGCCGGCAATGTAACTTGCTGGCGAGAAGGTAACAAAGCTAAAGTtggattttcttctcttcaattcGATTCAATCTCTTCTGGGTATGGATTTTCTTGCGGAATTTTGAAGGGTAATAATCGATTCGTACGATGTTGGGGTCGAAATTCGTCGATTGCAAACGTAATCGAAAATGGGTTTAGAAATATTTCAATGGCGACCATCGTCGCCGGCGGGTCTCATGCCTGTGGATTGAATATCTCTGGTGGGTTGGTTTGTAAAGGGAACAACGAATTTGGGCAGCTGGATTTTCCTTCAAGTTTAGCCATGGAGTTCTCTGAATTGGCACTCGGTGAACGCCATAGCTGTGGGATTTTGGTCTCGAATCGATCGGTGGTCTGTTGGAGTGGTGATTTGAGATTCTCTGTTGATTCGATTCGAGAAACTTCTTTTGAGTTAATTTCTTCTGGATCGGATTTTGTTTGTGGTTTAACGACGAGCAatttctctgttctttgttGGGGGCCTGGTTGGTCCAATGATTCTTCACTTTCTCTTCCTAAGATTCTTCCTGGTCCTTGTGTTCAATCTTCTTGTAGTGATTGTGGGGTTTATCCTCTGTCTCAAACGCTCTGTTCTGGTTCTGGGAATGTCTGTGGTCGCTGTTTGTTTAATGTTTCAACGCCGCTGCCGTCGcctccaccgccgccgccaacGGTGGCGGCCCCATCACCTCCTTCGGCGGGTTTGAAAAGGGGTTTGTTGGCATTTGCTATTGTGGGCTCTGTTGGGGCATTTGCTGGGATTTGTACTGTTCTTTACTGTTTATGGACTGGTGTTTGTTTTAAGCATAAGAAGATACATAACTCTGTTCAGCCCACCATCACTAGAGCTGCTAGCTCGACAACATCGAACACGAACAACAGCCCGGTGTCGAGGTCGTCGACAATTCGGCGACAGGGGTCCCGGATAATGCGGAGACAGAGGAGTGGGACATCGTCGAAGCACGCGGATAAAGCAGAAGAATTCACTCTATCTGAGCTTGCTAAGGCTACCAATGAGTTTTCCCCTGATAACAAGATCGGGCAGGGAAGCTTCGGCGTGGTGTACCGGGGGAAACTGTTCGACGGTCGGGACGTTGCGATAAAGAGAGGCGAAACGGGGTCGAAAACTAAGAAGTTTCAGGAGAAGGAGAGTGCTTTTGATTCAGAAGTGGCATTCTTGTCTAGGCTTCATCACAAGCATTTGGTTAGGCTTGTTGGGTATTGTGAGGAGAAAGATGAGCGGCTGTTGGTTTATGAGTATATGAAAAATGGTGCACTTTACAATCATGTTCATGACAAGAACAACACTGAGAAAGGGAGCAGTGTTATAAACTCTTGGAAAATGAGGATCAAAATTGGTTTAGATGCAGCTAGAGGTATTGAATATCTTCATAACTACGCAGTTCCTCCCATAATCCATAGAGATATCAAATCATCCAACATTCTCCTCGACTCGAATTGGACAGCAAGAGTGTCGGATTTCGGGTTGTCGTTAATGAGTCCCGGGTCAGGCTCTGACTACCAACCAACCAAGGCAGCTGGGACGGTTGGTTACATTGATCCTGAATACTATGGACTCAATGTTTTGACTGCTAAGAGTGATGTGTATGGGCTTGGTGTGGTGTTGTTGGAGCTGTTGACAGGGAAGAGAGCTATATTCAAAGACGATGAACAAGGCGGGACACCGGTGAGCGTGGTCGATTATGCAGTGCCTGTCATTATGGTTGGAGAACTGGCGAAGATTTTGGATCGGAGAGTCGGGCCACCGCATATCAACGAAGCAGAGGCTGTGGAGCTGGTGGCTTACACAGCGATGCACTGCGTGCATTTGGAAGGGAAAGATCGGCCAACGATGACCGACGTTGTCGCTAATTTGGAACGAGCTTTGAATCTCTGTGATGATAGCCCTGGTAGCATCTCTAGTGGTGGAATTTCCATTGTTTCAGAGTGA
- the LOC111796085 gene encoding phosphoinositide phospholipase C 2-like isoform X1 translates to MSKQTYRVCFCFRRRFRMTASEAPKEIKNLFDQYSENGIMDADHLQRFLIDVQKEVKTTRDDAQNMIERCTNELKHLNIFHRKALNLEAFFKYLFSDLNPPLESRGVHQDMSAPLSHYYIYTGHNSYLTGNQLSSDCSDVPIIQALQRGVRVIELDIWPNSSKDDIDVLHGRTLTTPVELIKCLKSIKEHAFVASEYPVVITLEDHLPPNLQAKVAEMVTSTFQDILFSPGSDCLKEFPSPESLKKRIIISTKPPKEYLKTKDVPKEGEPQKEKTSGENKETPAWGREVSSLKDGTVTDYKQQDLDEDSNDEEDPEDGDPKSADCTQYIAPEYKNLIAIHAGKPKGGIDACLKVDPEKVRRLSLSEQQLEKAVLTHGKQIVRFTQRNILRIYPKGTRFDSSNYNPMIGWTHGAQMVALNMQGYGRSLWLMHGMFRANGGCGYVKKPDFILNPGSDDEIFDPRASLPVKTTLKVTVYMGEGWYYDFHHTHFDVYSPPDFYTRVGIAGVPADTIMKKTKTLEDNWVPAWNEEFEFPLSVPELALLRIEVHEYDMSEKDDFGGQTCLPVAELRRGIRSVPLHNVKGEKYKSVKLLMGFEFV, encoded by the exons ATGTCGAAGCAGACCTACAGAGTGTGCTTCTGCTTCCGCCGGCGTTTCAGGATGACCGCCAGCGAAGCCCCCAAAGAGATCAAGAACCTCTTCGACCAGTACTCCGAGAATGGGATCATGGACGCTGATCATCTGCAGAGATTCTTGATCGACGTTCAGAAGGAGGTCAAGACGACGAGGGACGACGCTCAGAACATGATTGAGCGCTGTACTAACGAGCTTAAGCATTTGAATATCTTCCATCGGAAGGCCCTCAATCTTGAAGCCTTCTTTAAGTACCTCTTCAGCGATCTCAACCCTCCTCTCGAGTCTCGTGGG GTGCACCAAGATATGAGTGCTCCTTTGTCGCACTATTACATATATACAGGTCACAACTCGTACTTGACTGGGAATCAGCTCAGCAGTGATTGCAGTGATGTTCCCATCATACAAGCCCTGCAGAGAGGAGTTAGAGTTATTGAATTGGATATATGGCCGAATTCGTCAAAGGATGATATAGATGTTCTTCATGGCAG GACACTTACTACCCCTGTGGAGcttattaaatgtttgaaatctATTAAAGAGCATGCCTTTGTTGCATCAGAATATCCAGTTGTAATAACATTGGAAGACCATCTTCCGCCTAATCTTCAAGCTAAAGTGGCTGAG ATGGTTACAAGTACATTTCAAGACATCCTGTTCTCTCCTGGCTCTGACTGCTTGAAGGAATTTCCTTCTCCCGAATCACTGAAGAAAAGGATTATTATATCAACTAAACCACCTAAGGAGTACCTTAAGACCAAAGATGTTCCTAAGGAGGGTGAGCCACAGAAGGAAAAGACTTCTggggaaaataaagaaacaccAGCATGGGGAAGGGAAGTGTCAAGCTTGAAAGATGGTACTGTGACTGACTACAAG CAGCAAGATTTGGATGAAGATAGTAACGACGAGGAAGATCCTGAGGATGGAGATCCCAAGTCTGCAGACTGTACACAGTATATTGCAcctgaatataaaaatttgatcgCTATTCATGcgggaaagcccaaagggGGTATTGATGCATGCCTCAAAGTGGATCCTGAGAAAGTTAGACGTTTGAGCTTGAGTGAGCAACAACTAGAAAAGGCAGTACTTACTCATGGAAAACAGATAGTAAG GTTTACTCAGAGGAACATTTTGAGAATCTATCCAAAGGGGACCAGGTTTGACTCATCCAATTATAACCCAATGATTGGGTGGACTCATGGTGCTCAAATGGTTGCGCTGAACATGCAG GGTTATGGAAGGTCCCTATGGTTGATGCATGGGATGTTCAGGGCTAATGGTGGATGTGGTTATGTAAAAAAACCAGATTTTATACTGAACCCTGGTTCAGATGATGAGATCTTTGATCCTAGAGCTAGTTTGCCTGTGAAAACAACTTTGAAA GTGACTGTTTATATGGGGGAAGGATGGTATTATGATTTTCACCACACCCACTTTGATGTTTACTCCCCACCAGACTTTTACACCAGG GTGGGAATTGCTGGAGTTCCAGCTGATACCataatgaagaaaacaaaaacattagaGGATAACTGGGTGCCTGCTTGGAACGAGGAGTTTGAGTTTCCATTATCTGTTCCAGAACTCGCTTTACTTCGAATCGAAGTTCACGAGTACGACATGTCTGAAAAGGATGATTTCGGGGGACAGACATGCCTACCTGTTGCAGAACTAAGAAGAGGGATTCGATCAGTTCCACTCCACAACGTGAAGGGAGAGAAGTACAAATCTGTGAAGCTTCTGATGGGGTTTGAATTTGTTTAA
- the LOC111796085 gene encoding phosphoinositide phospholipase C 2-like isoform X2 codes for MSKQTYRVCFCFRRRFRMTASEAPKEIKNLFDQYSENGIMDADHLQRFLIDVQKEVKTTRDDAQNMIERCTNELKHLNIFHRKALNLEAFFKYLFSDLNPPLESRGVHQDMSAPLSHYYIYTGHNSYLTGNQLSSDCSDVPIIQALQRGVRVIELDIWPNSSKDDIDVLHGRTLTTPVELIKCLKSIKEHAFVASEYPVVITLEDHLPPNLQAKVAEMVTSTFQDILFSPGSDCLKEFPSPESLKKRIIISTKPPKEYLKTKDVPKEGEPQKEKTSGENKETPAWGREVSSLKDGTVTDYKQDLDEDSNDEEDPEDGDPKSADCTQYIAPEYKNLIAIHAGKPKGGIDACLKVDPEKVRRLSLSEQQLEKAVLTHGKQIVRFTQRNILRIYPKGTRFDSSNYNPMIGWTHGAQMVALNMQGYGRSLWLMHGMFRANGGCGYVKKPDFILNPGSDDEIFDPRASLPVKTTLKVTVYMGEGWYYDFHHTHFDVYSPPDFYTRVGIAGVPADTIMKKTKTLEDNWVPAWNEEFEFPLSVPELALLRIEVHEYDMSEKDDFGGQTCLPVAELRRGIRSVPLHNVKGEKYKSVKLLMGFEFV; via the exons ATGTCGAAGCAGACCTACAGAGTGTGCTTCTGCTTCCGCCGGCGTTTCAGGATGACCGCCAGCGAAGCCCCCAAAGAGATCAAGAACCTCTTCGACCAGTACTCCGAGAATGGGATCATGGACGCTGATCATCTGCAGAGATTCTTGATCGACGTTCAGAAGGAGGTCAAGACGACGAGGGACGACGCTCAGAACATGATTGAGCGCTGTACTAACGAGCTTAAGCATTTGAATATCTTCCATCGGAAGGCCCTCAATCTTGAAGCCTTCTTTAAGTACCTCTTCAGCGATCTCAACCCTCCTCTCGAGTCTCGTGGG GTGCACCAAGATATGAGTGCTCCTTTGTCGCACTATTACATATATACAGGTCACAACTCGTACTTGACTGGGAATCAGCTCAGCAGTGATTGCAGTGATGTTCCCATCATACAAGCCCTGCAGAGAGGAGTTAGAGTTATTGAATTGGATATATGGCCGAATTCGTCAAAGGATGATATAGATGTTCTTCATGGCAG GACACTTACTACCCCTGTGGAGcttattaaatgtttgaaatctATTAAAGAGCATGCCTTTGTTGCATCAGAATATCCAGTTGTAATAACATTGGAAGACCATCTTCCGCCTAATCTTCAAGCTAAAGTGGCTGAG ATGGTTACAAGTACATTTCAAGACATCCTGTTCTCTCCTGGCTCTGACTGCTTGAAGGAATTTCCTTCTCCCGAATCACTGAAGAAAAGGATTATTATATCAACTAAACCACCTAAGGAGTACCTTAAGACCAAAGATGTTCCTAAGGAGGGTGAGCCACAGAAGGAAAAGACTTCTggggaaaataaagaaacaccAGCATGGGGAAGGGAAGTGTCAAGCTTGAAAGATGGTACTGTGACTGACTACAAG CAAGATTTGGATGAAGATAGTAACGACGAGGAAGATCCTGAGGATGGAGATCCCAAGTCTGCAGACTGTACACAGTATATTGCAcctgaatataaaaatttgatcgCTATTCATGcgggaaagcccaaagggGGTATTGATGCATGCCTCAAAGTGGATCCTGAGAAAGTTAGACGTTTGAGCTTGAGTGAGCAACAACTAGAAAAGGCAGTACTTACTCATGGAAAACAGATAGTAAG GTTTACTCAGAGGAACATTTTGAGAATCTATCCAAAGGGGACCAGGTTTGACTCATCCAATTATAACCCAATGATTGGGTGGACTCATGGTGCTCAAATGGTTGCGCTGAACATGCAG GGTTATGGAAGGTCCCTATGGTTGATGCATGGGATGTTCAGGGCTAATGGTGGATGTGGTTATGTAAAAAAACCAGATTTTATACTGAACCCTGGTTCAGATGATGAGATCTTTGATCCTAGAGCTAGTTTGCCTGTGAAAACAACTTTGAAA GTGACTGTTTATATGGGGGAAGGATGGTATTATGATTTTCACCACACCCACTTTGATGTTTACTCCCCACCAGACTTTTACACCAGG GTGGGAATTGCTGGAGTTCCAGCTGATACCataatgaagaaaacaaaaacattagaGGATAACTGGGTGCCTGCTTGGAACGAGGAGTTTGAGTTTCCATTATCTGTTCCAGAACTCGCTTTACTTCGAATCGAAGTTCACGAGTACGACATGTCTGAAAAGGATGATTTCGGGGGACAGACATGCCTACCTGTTGCAGAACTAAGAAGAGGGATTCGATCAGTTCCACTCCACAACGTGAAGGGAGAGAAGTACAAATCTGTGAAGCTTCTGATGGGGTTTGAATTTGTTTAA
- the LOC111796100 gene encoding peptidyl-prolyl cis-trans isomerase CYP19-4-like isoform X2 gives MPTMKRLFSAVCLWILFLIATIVLILNQLNDSGVSSEQKEIKLGKNPTTVTHRVYFDIEIGGKPSGRVVIGLFGETVPKTAENFRALCTGEKGMGRSGKPLHYKGSKFHRIIPSFMMQGGDFTRGDGRGGESIYGEKFADENFQLKHDGPGFVSMANSGEDTNGSQFFITTVKTSWLDGHHVVFGKVVSGMDVVFKMEAEGSQGDGKPKTEVYISESGELPV, from the exons ATGCCCACAATGAAGAGGTTATTCTCAGCGGTCTGTTTATGGATCTTGTTTCTGATTGCTACAATTGTCTTGATTCTG AACCAATTAAATGATAGTGGTGTCTCATCCGAACAAAAG GAAATCAAATTGGGGAAGAATCCTACGACGGTGACTCACAGAGTATACTTTGATATCGAAATCGGTGGAAAGCCCTCTG GACGAGTTGTTATTGGCCTATTTGGAGAAACAGTCCCTAAAACCGCAG AGAATTTTCGCGCTCTTTGCACGG GAGAGAAAGGAATGGGGAGGAGCGGGAAGCCTCTACATTACAAAGGAAGCAAATTCCATAGGATCATTCCCAGTTTTATGATGCAGGGAGGTGATTTTACTCGTGGAGATGGCCGAGGTGGAGAGTCAATATATGGCGAAAAGTTTGCAGATGAAAATTTCCAATTGAAACATGATGGTCCAG GTTTTGTGTCAATGGCAAACTCTGGGGAGGACACAAACGGATCACAGTTCTTTATTACAACTGTTAAAACTAGCTG GTTGGATGGGCACCATGTTGTGTTTGGAAAAGTGGTTTCGGGCATGGATGTTGTGTTCAAGATGGAAGCCGAAGGAAGTCAGGGGGATGGAAAACCAAAGACTGAAGTTTACATTTCAGAAAGTGGAGAACTTCCAGTATAG
- the LOC111796100 gene encoding peptidyl-prolyl cis-trans isomerase CYP19-4-like isoform X1, with product MPTMKRLFSAVCLWILFLIATIVLILNQLNDSGVSSEQKVVDEEIKLGKNPTTVTHRVYFDIEIGGKPSGRVVIGLFGETVPKTAENFRALCTGEKGMGRSGKPLHYKGSKFHRIIPSFMMQGGDFTRGDGRGGESIYGEKFADENFQLKHDGPGFVSMANSGEDTNGSQFFITTVKTSWLDGHHVVFGKVVSGMDVVFKMEAEGSQGDGKPKTEVYISESGELPV from the exons ATGCCCACAATGAAGAGGTTATTCTCAGCGGTCTGTTTATGGATCTTGTTTCTGATTGCTACAATTGTCTTGATTCTG AACCAATTAAATGATAGTGGTGTCTCATCCGAACAAAAGGTTGTCGATGAA GAAATCAAATTGGGGAAGAATCCTACGACGGTGACTCACAGAGTATACTTTGATATCGAAATCGGTGGAAAGCCCTCTG GACGAGTTGTTATTGGCCTATTTGGAGAAACAGTCCCTAAAACCGCAG AGAATTTTCGCGCTCTTTGCACGG GAGAGAAAGGAATGGGGAGGAGCGGGAAGCCTCTACATTACAAAGGAAGCAAATTCCATAGGATCATTCCCAGTTTTATGATGCAGGGAGGTGATTTTACTCGTGGAGATGGCCGAGGTGGAGAGTCAATATATGGCGAAAAGTTTGCAGATGAAAATTTCCAATTGAAACATGATGGTCCAG GTTTTGTGTCAATGGCAAACTCTGGGGAGGACACAAACGGATCACAGTTCTTTATTACAACTGTTAAAACTAGCTG GTTGGATGGGCACCATGTTGTGTTTGGAAAAGTGGTTTCGGGCATGGATGTTGTGTTCAAGATGGAAGCCGAAGGAAGTCAGGGGGATGGAAAACCAAAGACTGAAGTTTACATTTCAGAAAGTGGAGAACTTCCAGTATAG
- the LOC111796115 gene encoding protein EARLY FLOWERING 4-like, giving the protein MADINPRRKSKTKPSATTTTTTTTTTSDDGRHDGFPDECDAQVWASFDQTFRQVQSVLDRNRVLIQQVNENHQSRIPSNMVDNVALIQELNGNISKVVSMYSDFSSDFSSGFNNNKSRNGKRGSSNPDA; this is encoded by the coding sequence ATGGCCGATATCAACCCCCGCCGCAAATCCAAAACCAAGCCTTcagccaccaccaccaccacaacCACAACCACCACCAGTGACGACGGCCGACACGACGGCTTCCCTGACGAATGCGACGCCCAGGTGTGGGCCTCCTTCGACCAGACCTTCCGCCAGGTTCAGTCAGTGCTGGACCGTAACAGAGTGCTGATTCAACAGGTGAACGAGAACCACCAGTCTCGAATTCCCAGCAACATGGTGGACAACGTGGCTCTCATCCAAGAACTCAATGGGAACATCTCTAAAGTTGTCTCCATGTACTCCGATTTCTCCTCTGACTTCTCCTCTGGGTTCAATAACAACAAATCCAGAAATGGCAAAAGAGGAAGCAGCAACCCAGATGCTTGA
- the LOC111787805 gene encoding GDSL esterase/lipase CPRD49-like produces MVGPSRPQFVLFGSSITQFSFSNGGWGAILSDVYARKADIFLRGYLSWNSRRAVQVLDQVFPKDAAVQPSLVIVYFGGNDSMGPHASGLGPHVPLPEYIDNMRKIATHIQSLSDKTRLIFLTCPPVNETKVRESSSKFLSELVRTNELCKAYAQACVKLCQEMGVKVVDLFSAFQKRDDWMNVCLTDGIHLSAEGSKVVVEEIMKVLKEAEWKPSLFWKSLPTEFAEDSPYDLVAADGSKTLNGSDWIIHRDIMWD; encoded by the exons ATGGTAGGACCTTCGAGACCTCAGTTCGTTCTTTTTGGATCTTCCATTACTCAGTTCAGCTTCTCCAATGGCGGTTGGGGTGCTATACTCTCCGATGTTTATGCCCGCAAA GCAGATATATTTCTACGAGGTTACTTAAGTTGGAATTCTCGGCGCGCTGTACAGGTTCTTGATCAGGTTTTTCCAAAG GATGCTGCTGTGCAGCCTTCTTTGGTAATAGTTTATTTTGGTGGTAATGATTCAATGGGTCCCCATGCATCTGGCCTTGGCCCTCATGTGCCACTTCCTGAATACATTGATAACATGAGAAAAATTGCAACTCATATCCAG AGTCTTTCAGATAAAACGCGCCTTATCTTTTTAACATGCCCTCCGGTGAATGAAACCAAAGTTCGTGAAAGTTCAAG CAAGTTTCTCAGTGAACTGGTGAGAACAAATGAGTTGTGCAAGGCGTATGCCCAAGCGTGTGTAAAGCTGTGCCAAGAAATGGGTGTAAAAGTTGTTGATCTTTTTAGTGCCTTCCAAAAAAGAGATGATTGGATGAACGTTTGCCTCAC AGATGGGATTCATTTATCAGCTGAAGGAAGCAAAGTAGTGGTGGAGGAGATCATGAAAGTTCTCAAGGAAGCTGAATGGAAGCCATCTCTATTCTGGAAGTCCCTTCCAACCGAGTTTGCAGAAGACTCACCTTACGATCTTGTTGCAGCCGATGGCTCAAAAACTCTCAACGGGTCCGATTGGATCATTCACCGAGATATCATGTGGGATTAG